The nucleotide window CTCACAATTACGCCAACAAcataaaaagaattaaactCCTTGATAAAAAAAGGGTTAATTGCCATTTCGCATTGGTCATGTAAATCAGTATCAGATccaaacaataacaataaatgaATCCTTTACATggtttgaaacaaaaatttgaactgGTCCAGCTTCAGCAAAAAATCCCATCTGCAAAAATTCCAACTCAGTTAAAAGGATAACttgattgataaataatatcaaaagcAGATTTAACGATATACCTTGTTTACCATAGTAACAATAGCTTCTAAAATTTCCCCTTTAAAGGGTCTAAACACCACACACTGATATTTCACCGGAAACGAGACAAAACCCGTTCCGTCACGAATATTCCCTTTTCCGATGTTTTCTACACCCGTTATCGCCACCACGAATCCGTGACGGCCACTGGAGAGAAATGGCTCAAGGTCAAGGGGGTGTTGTTTCAATTAGTGGTTCATCATTGAATGACAATAGTTTTATagttttgatgatttaattACCTGCAGGTGCCTTCAACATCTTTCATGAGCTTGGAGACGAGATGGTCACGCAGAGTGCGACCGAAATGGCGTGGGTGAAGTTGCATGTTACGCTCCAATATCATGTGGAAGAACATCTTTGATTTTCTTTACAGAATGAAACTTGGTTCCACTCCCACGTAATTGTAGGGAGAAGTTTGGACTAAAACGTCGAAGATATTTGCGTTTTGAGTTCCAGTTGGTAGAggcaaacaaaataaaatattcaattttggaaaaacaagactatttaataaaaatcctTCGCTCGTACTCCTTAGATACGAATTTTAGTCCACCCCTTCCTATTGAATTccatgataaaaattgaaacaatgataaatatatttttaactcGTTTTCTTGTTAATTTGCCTCTTTTGTATATTACTtaagtcaaattttgaattctataaatatatttttatattcaataaatattttattattttttaatagaatataaatttttgtataaaagagacaaaaattTTCCATCGTCTTCATATTAGAGCTCATATTACAGACAAGAAAGGTTTTCATTTCTAGGTGCTCCATTGTAATAGTTGCATACTTTCCCATAATATATAGTAAGTTTTGCTTTTgatattctaataatatatgaGAGTGAAAACATTATGATGTTGCTTGCATATCAACATCAAATTGAGAATAATTAACACAAAACTTtatgaaaaagttgaaaatgaagGTCCTCTCTATTTGAATATGTGTTAACCCACTTATTTTTCAAGTGCTAAATGTCaggaatatatattttacttataagtataaaaattaaaattcgtattacacaaaactaattaacttGTATTAAAGTCTAATTCACACATTTATATACTACTCttttatgttctatttattagatgtaaAACTctctattattcttttttatttgagtctgtgaaactctctttcttttttttttttttgagtttgtgtgactatttttttttttatttgagtcttcaATACCCCGTTCAAGTGCAATCACCTAGACTGTTAGACCCGTTATTTGGCCAAGTCAGTTTTTAGTTAGGTATATTGTCATTTGTATCTAAGAACACTTTTTGTATCCAATAACACTTTAGACTGTTAAGGCCGCTGTTTGGtttgtgctctgataccatatcgaaaatatatatttgacttACAAAtgtaaagattgaaactcatattacacaaaaccaattggcttgtgttaaagttcaatctacacacttatatatcactcactTTACTCAAGTTTATTAAATGTaagattctttttcttttttttatttctttttttatttgagtctctaacACTCTTGCTTAAGAGCAACCACTTAGGCTGTTCCTGTTGTTTGGCTCAGTTGGTTTTTTGACATTatgcgttgtcacttgtatttAAGAACACTTATTAGGTTGTTAGACCCACCGTTTGACTCATGCTTTGATATCatatcggaaa belongs to Mangifera indica cultivar Alphonso chromosome 2, CATAS_Mindica_2.1, whole genome shotgun sequence and includes:
- the LOC123208613 gene encoding DNA-directed RNA polymerase II subunit RPB7-like; the encoded protein is MFFHMILERNMQLHPRHFGRTLRDHLVSKLMKDVEGTCSGRHGFVVAITGVENIGKGNIRDGTGFVSFPVKYQCVVFRPFKGEILEAIVTMVNKMGFFAEAGPVQIFVSNHVKDSFIVIVWI